In Ascaphus truei isolate aAscTru1 chromosome 12, aAscTru1.hap1, whole genome shotgun sequence, the following are encoded in one genomic region:
- the LOC142464341 gene encoding olfactory receptor 1G1-like: MTLAGNSIILGLIHNDSRLHTPMYFFLGNLACLDTGSSSVTVPRMLADLLTEKRTISVTACRAQVFFFIMFASSEIFLLAGMSYDRYVAICLPLHYSHVMSSGVCAQLASVAWALGFSYSLIHTLCTHRLTFCGPNIIQGFFCDLPLLLQLSCTDTFMNIVIIFLSACTVSLSALLITVIPYIHIFRTILRIPTTEGKHKAFSTCASHLSVVFIFYGTILFTYLRPSPSHPGIGDSLVSVIYTVITPLLNPFIYSLRNQELKGALRNTLHKLFHKGTDIRLSL, from the coding sequence ATGACTTTAGCTGGAAACTCAATAATTCTTGGTCTTATCCACAATGACTCCCGTCTTCACAccccaatgtatttcttccttggTAACCTTGCGTGTTTGGACACCGGCTCttcctctgtcactgtccctcggatGCTCGCTGACTTACTCACTGAAAAGAGGACAATTTCTGTAACGGCTTGTAGAGCTCAGGTATTTTTCTTCATCATGTTTGCCAGTTCTGAGATCTTCTTGCTGGCTGGGATGTCCTATGACAGATACGTTGCCATCTGCCTCCCTCTGCATTACAGTCATGTCATGTCTTCGGGTGTTTGTGCCCAACTAGCCTCAGTGGCGTGGGCTCTTGGATTTTCCTACTCATTGATACACACACTTTGTACACACAGGTTGACCTTTTGTGGCCCAAACATCATCCAGGGCTTCTTCTGTGACTTGCCTCTCCTGTTACAGCTCTCGTGCACTGACACCTTCATGAACATTGTGATCATATTTCTATCAGCTTGTACTGTAAGCTTATCTGCCTTATTAATCACTGTTATCCCATACATACACATTTTTCGTACAATCTTGAGGATCCCGACCacggaagggaaacacaaagctTTCTCCACCTGTGCGTCTCACCTCTCTGTGGTCTTTATCTTTTATGGGActattttatttacatatttacGTCCTTCACCAAGTCACCCTGGCATCGGTGACAGTCTGGTGTCTGTTATTTATACAGTTATTACCCCTTTATTAAACCCATTTATTTACAGTCTGAGAAACCAGGAGCTCAAAGGAGCACTAAGAAATACTCTGCACAAACTCTTTCACAAAGGAACAGACATTAGGCTGAGTTTATAG